A window of Oscillatoria sp. FACHB-1407 genomic DNA:
ATCTATGTCTAAGTTTGAGTTCCCAACTCCCCCTGTATTTGAGCGGGTTGAAGATGAACGGCTACACCGCAAACAAAGGTTAGCCGCTGCGTTTCGGCTGTTTGCCCGTTATGGCTTTGACGAGGGAATTGCGGGTCATATCACCGTGCGCGATCCCGAATTTGCTGATCATTTTTGGGTCAACCCTTTCGGTATGTATTTTGGGCATATTCGTGTGTCCGATTTGCTGCTGGTCAGCAGCGAAGGAGATGTCATAAAGGGCAATGGCTTTGTCAACGAAGCAGCATTTTGTATCCATGCCCCCGTTCATGCGGCGCGTCCCGATGTAGTTGCAGCAGCGCACTCTCACTCGACCTATGGCAAGTTATGGTCAGCCTTTGGACGATTGTTAGACCCGCTAACCCAGGATGCCTGTGCGTTTTATGAAGACCATGCGGTGTTTAACGATTACACAGGTGTTGTTTTAAAGACATCTGAGGGAGAGAGAATTGCCAGCACTTTGGGCGATCGCAAAGCTCTCATTCTGCAAAATCACGGCTTATTGACGGTCGGGCACACAGTGGATGAGGCGGCCTGGTGGTTCATCACGATGGAGCGCAGTTGTCAAGTGCAAGTCATGGCAGAATCCATCGGTAACCCCCACAAAATTGCGCCAGACGTAGCACGCCTGACGCAGACTCAAGTGGGTACTCCTCATTTGGGTTGGTTTTGTTTTCAACCGCTCTACGACAAGATTGTTCGAGAAGAGCCTGATTTTTTGGATTAAGGATTATGTGTTGGAGGGTGAGGGGCGATCGTCATTTAAGATTGCTCCTACATAAGTTCCACCGACAAAGGAAATGCCACCATAGGACGACAGCAGCTTGTTGACATCCGATTCAGACAGGTTGAAGTTTTCGTCCGGTGTTGAGACGGTTAATCCAGAGATCGTCGGGTTGTCAAAGGTAAAGGATTCATCCGGTTCATAGTCTGTGTCGTCCATACTCTGAGGAAGTCGCACTGTGACGGTTCCATCCAGATGAACTGCCATGTCTAAAGACCCATAGCTAAAATCATCCGGTGTGGCTAAAGAACGGCTGTCCAGAGTACTTGTGATTGAAAGAAAAGAGCTATGTAAGTCTGCGTTGGGATAGGCAGCTTGAATAGCTGTAATTAGATCAGGTGGAATGTTGATGGAAGTGTCCATTCCCGAAGACAAATCCGTTCCTTCGTAAAACACATTCTGGAACAGTGGCAAATTGAGAACAATTGGCATCTTCTGTGTCGATCCTCGTAAAGGGCTTGAAACGACGTCTGCTGAGTCAGCAGAGGAGTTCATATAGCTTTGGTCAGAAAGCTTAAGGCAAAGGCAATGGCTCAAATCCTGATTCTGGGGGAGCTTTCCGACTTGCCTCCGCCCCATAGCATATGGCTACGGCTATAGTTCCTCAGAAAGTACCGAATTCTACGGAGATTTTTGATTATCTACATGTAATCTTTAGATTTATTCGTGCTAGAGAATTTAGAGTACAGGATGTATAGCATTCAGGTCAGTTGGGCAAACCCTGAATTCTCTGTCGTTTGCACTAATATAGGTGTGGTCAGAAAGCGTAAGGCAAAGGCAATGGCTCAAACCCTGGATGGGAAGGCTTCTGACTCGTCTCCGCCCTATCAAATGTGGCTACGGCTATATCCGTTTTAGGGCAACCAGGGGATCATTGGGTCTTGTGCAAGGCGGGTCGAGACGGCTTGTGCCCCATAGCGGTTTAGGTGGCTGGGATCAGAGAAGTAGGTGTAGCGATCGACCCACTGTTCACCCAGGTCACGGAAGATCAACCCCTGCTGAGTCAGCGACACGTTCAGCATGTACTGCCTGAATTCTTGCTCGTGTTGCAAGCGCACGGGGTCAAGATAGTCATCGGTCAACGGCAGATTTACAAACACAACCGGGACATTGTGCGATCGCGTGTAGTTGAGCAAGTTTTGTAGAGCGATCGCCTGTTTGCCCTCAATCTGAAAATCCTTGTAGTCGCTGTCATAGGCTCCGGCGACTCTGGCATATTGCTGATAATACGTGGCGGGATTGAATCGCACAGCCAGAGGCAAAAATCCATTCACATCAATCAACCCCTGACCTGCATTGGCTAACGACTGCGGGTCATTGGGGTCTTCTCCAGTCGGCACGATGGGGGATGGCTCTGGTAGCCATGCGGTAAGCCCCTGCTGCACCATTGCTTTGAGGCGATCGCGATCGGTGTGAGCAGCAGACATACTGGCAAGGCGATCGCTAAGCCATCCATCAATTTCTTGATAGCTTGCCGTTAACGAGGCTCCAAACCCCTCGGTTCCTGCAACGCCCGGCATTTCTGTTTCACTCAGTTGGGTTTCTTCAGCTGAGAGGTTGGGGTTTTCCTGAACGATAGCGCGATAGCCCTCTGACAGCACAACGCCGTTGTAGGTGACGTCCAACGTGCTGCTGTTAAAGGCGCGGGCTCCATCTGCCCAGATGATCAACCGGGGCAACTGATCTGGGGTGAGAATGCGCCGCACAATTAGATCAATGACTTGAGCGGTTGCCCCATTCACCCCATAGTTAAACACACTGACGTCGGTGTAACCTAATTTCTCCAGTTCTTGCTTTAACACAACAGGGTCAACTCCCCGCAAAGCTCTGGAACTGCCGACGATTAATACATCGGTTGGGCCTGAGTCGAGCGTGAGTTGGTGATAAAGCGCAACTTTTTGATCAAGCTGTTCGCTGTTGAAGGTGGGAAAGGGAGACTCTGCGGCTAATGCTGAGGCGTTTGCAGGGGCTTCGGCTAACGGAGTTTCCTCGATGAAGGTGTCTTCATCCGTCAACACAGGACTGATGGGAGTGGTCGTGTCGGGGGAGGTTTCCGGCAGGGGAACAGCGACCACAGGCGGTGAGACGACCTGGGTTACAGATTGGCGTTCTTTCAGGTGGTGCAGCAGGCGATCGCCCTGGAAGGTCAACAAAATCCCGATTGTGCCCCAAATCAGAGCCACTTTTGCCCCCTGATAGTGAGATGGGGTATAGCGACTCAAAGCCGATTCTTCAGGGGCAGGGGACACCAGGGTTTGGTTTTCGGGTAGGGGCGCAAACAACTGCGATCGCACCAGAGCCATCTGCATCTTTTGCCCCAATTTCTCGCGGAATGTTTTCCAGGCATCGCGCAGATCGGCGGGGGTCAACTCAGACCGCAAAATCTCATCGCTGGATTGAGCGACCAGATCGGCAACATAGACATCCGTTGCGGCAAACTCTGGAGCGGGTTCTGGGACGAGACGGTTGCGCGATCCCCAGTCTACGCCGTAACTCCAGAGAGGACGCTTTTGCCCCGCTCGTCGCCCATAGATGCGAATCCCCAAAATGCCAGGAAGATGGAACCGCTTCAGCAGTTTGACAATGGTGCTGCTGACTCGCTGCTGATCTGGGCAAACGGGAGCATCGGTCATGATGTGCAGCAAATCCTCGCGCTGCAACAGTTGGATGCGAATCCCCCCGGTGGCGATTTGTTGGTCAAGATCAGGATTGAGCGCACACAGCAGCAAGAAGGCGATCGCATCCCAATCCCCCTGTTGTGCCAGGGTTAAGGTGGGTTCCGCCAGGGCAGCGTGTTCAGCAGCAGGCAGGTTTAGCCAATCGATCCAGGCGGGTGCTTCTTCCCCAATGGCCTGTCCATAGATCGTTGCTGCTTGAATACCCTGTGGTCCCAGGGTTTCCAGGAGTGGCGCGATAATTGCCCGTACCGTTGCCTGATCCGGTGCCTCAGTGGTCGAAATACGAGGATTCAGACAACATGAGAGATGCAACGTTGCATCTCTGAGGGTGCTGGTTGACAGTTGAATGTCGCGATCGCTCAGGGCATGGCGCAGAAGTCGGGCGATCGCCCCGACATCACCCCAGCGTGCCCGTTCCCGCAGCATCTCCACAGGAGGGGTCAAGTCTACACGCAAAAGCCAGTCGGGTTCTGCCTCCCCGGTCACCTGAATGCAGATCACCGCATCGCGAAAATCATCTAACTCCAGATCGCGCAACTGCCGCGCCATTGGCTCCCCAATCGCAACAGGGTCAGGACTATAGAGCGACTCGCAGACGATCCAGAGCCGTCGCGTCGAAACTCGACTCACCGACACCGTATTCAATAAACCGGGGGTGGGAACGGTGGTTTCAAAGGGCAAAGTTTTAACGCTGACTCTGACGGCAATGCCCAGTGTGCTGATGCGCTCACTCAGGTAACGGGCGATCGCATTGGGATGTCCTCGTTTTGCTTGGCTGCGAGTAGAGAGCACGATGGCTCCCCCCGTTGCATCAGACGTTCTAACTGAGGCCGCATCAGGGGCGATTGTAGCGGTGTGGGTTCCCGTTGAGCGGGTGGCGGTGGATAGAGCCAGTCTGGAGTTAGCCCGATATTGTTTTAGCTGCTCCAGATGGCGATCGAGTTGGTCGAGATGAATCCGATAAGACCAGGCAGGTCGCTCCTCACCCAGCGTGCGCCCATAGAGCAACACCTGATAAATCGGTGGATGGTCTGCGGGCAAAAAACTGTTGATGTCGGTCTGATATAGCGCAGGGATCAGTCGATTGAGGGCGATCGCTCGATTGAGGCAGGGCTTGCTCTCACACAACACATGCAAGTGGTTGCCTTTGATCCGAAACTGCACCCAAATGCCACCACGCTCAAGCATTCGGCGCAACCACTGCGCCAAAGGGGATTTGTCATTAGAAGGGGACTGCTCTGATGCCGAATTCAACATTCGTGGTTTGATTGAGCGGGTTTAAGTGAAATGGCTTAAGTCTGATTTTTAAATACGATAGCTAAAAGCCAGGAGCGATCGCGTGATTTTGCCTTATAGGGATACCATACTATTGACTGTTTTCAACAGAATTACGTTTTTTTAACACGCAATCGTCCCAAATATTCCTCATTCTGACGGTTTGCAACGGAATCCGTCACGTTCTTCAGTGACAGAATTTCAAAATCAGGACTAAATCGCTGATGAATCTCGTCTACGCGACCGCCAAAAGGGGGACCATCGGGGCGATCGTGCAACCAAAATAGGGCGATCAGTTCCCCATGAGGACGCAACAGATCCCTGACCAGATGCACGTAGGCAGAGCGTAGTTCCAGGGGAATAGCGCAAAAACAGGTGTGCTCCAGAACATAATCAAACTGATTGGCAAACTCGTGAGGTAGCTCAAAAATATCGCGTTGTAGAAATTGGGCAGAAATCTCCTGTGCCTCTGCTAAAGCAGTTGATTGGGCAATCGCAGACGGAGCAAAATCAAACCCAACCACTTCAAATCCGTGCTTGGCGAACCAGAGGGCATCATGTCCTTTTCCTGATCCTAAAACTGCCATCCGTCCGGGCGGAGGTGCATCTGCTGATTGCAACAACTGGACGAAGGGAGGAGCAGGTTGCCCCAAATCCCATCGGGTTGATCCGGTTTGATAACGTTCCTCCCAAAAGTGAGGGGAACGAGGAGTAGAGATAGGCGATGGCTCAGACATAGGAAAAGACGAAGGAAAAGAGAAGACGGAAAAAGGAAAAGAGAAGAGAGAAGAAGGAAAAAAGAGACATTTGCCACGGGTCTTGACTTAACCAGAAACACCCGTACTTGGAACTGATGCGAAGCGGGTCTTTGGGTTCACTGAAACACCTTCTGCTAGGGGGTTTGGGGGAGACTCCCCCAATGCCTGGTTCTCAACCTTATTCAGTAACCGAGTGTCTCATTAACAGAGCAAAGATGTGTGTACACCGTAGCTTAGAAAGGGGGCTTCCAGAATTTTCCCTTTTTAAGAGGGGCTAAGGGGGAGAACAAAGTTTTAGGCTTCAAGTGCATCAGGCCTATCTGTATTCAGCAACACCGATAAAGGATGGTTCAGAATTTAGGGTTAGCGTGTGCATTAGAGGCAGAGCCTCCGTCACTCCATTTCTAAGCAAGAGTTTGGCAACGAGGTTTGTAAGAAATTTGTTGACAAAGAGAGTGACCGAAGAGGGATAAACGACAATACTTCTCAATTAAGTGAATTAATTTCAAGTTAGGATCTTCATTACCCTTTCTTAACCAGGGTGACAGGTAATTCAGGTATGCTAACGGTGAATACCCCGATTTGTTAAGCTTTCCAAACTCTCAACCCTGCCGAATTTTATGTCTACTTTGTTTGAATTGGTTGTCAAAGGTGGTCCTGTTATGATCCCCTTGGTGGGGTTGTCTGTCGCCACGATCGCCTGTGGTTTGGAACGAAGCTGGTTCTGGTACAAGTTTTTGTCTCAAGAAAAGCGTATTGTTCACGATGTATTAGAAGCCGCTCGCTACGATCTTGACAAGGCAGCATCGATCGCTGAACGAGCGCAAGATCTCCCCATTGGCCGCTTTCTGTTAGCTCCGTTGAAGTTGAAAAATGCCAGTGCTGAAACTTTTCGGCTAGCCATGGAGGCGGCGGGCGATCGCGAGTTTGCCCAGATGCGAAAGGGAGACAAGCTCCTGGAAACTGTGGTGGCACTTGCTCCATTGTTAGGTCTGTTGGGAACGGTAACGGGTCTAATCAATACCTTCAACAACCTCAATGTGGGCGGCGGTGGTACAACCGAGCAAGCAACGGCAGCAGCAGCGGGGATTGGGGAAGCGTTGATCACGACCGCAGCAGGAATGATTGTTGCAATCATTGCTCTGGGATTTTTTCGGGCGTTGGTTTCACTCCAATCTCAGCAGATGGACTACTTTTCCAATGTCGGGTCTGAGTTAGAGCTGATCTACCGTCAAGATTGGTATGAGCCTGCTCTGATAGAAGAAGACAAAGAGCATAACGTCCTCACTGCTAGTGGTGTTGGTCATGGCTCCTGATCGAGGAAGTTGAGCGATCGCATTATGAGATTCAGAGACCGCAACAAAAACTCTCAAATGCTTGAGATTGAGTTGACCCCAATGCTCAACGTGATGATGGGCATTCTGGCATTCTTTGTCATGATCACGATGACTCTAACTGTAGAACAAGGGGTTGAGGTTGAGTTACCTAACAGTGCTGAGAATGCTCCTCCCACTACAGCGGAACCTGACCCTCTAATCGTACAATTAGACGCTCAGGGACAGCTATTGCTCAACAATCAACCTTTCACCGAAGACCAACTATCTCCTCAAATTCAGGCTTATCTGACTAGTAATCGTGCGGGATTTGTAGTTCTGCAAGCCTCACCTGACTTGCCTTATGAGCAGGTAATCAGACTGTTGGGAGATTTGAAGGAAATTGGGGGCGATCGCGTTTCCCTGGCAATCGAATAGAGAAATTTTAGCCACCCGATTTGACAATCATGCGGTTTAACAATCGACAGGGTAACAAAGACTTACCACAAGTCAATCTAATTCCCATGATGGACGTGCTGATGACCGTTCTGACTTTTTTCATCATTGTTTCAATGACGCTGACAGGTCAGGTTGTCAATGTTTTCTTGCCAGAGGCAAACTCATCTGGGGGTGAAGGACAAGGAGAGGGGGAAGATGCCTCAATGGCACAGCTTGTTGTGGGTCTGAATGCAGAAAAGCAAATCTTACTCAGCAATCAAGTCGCAACTACTGACCAACTAGTGCAAGAAATGCAAACCTACTTTCAGGAAAACCCAGAAGGAATGGTAACCCTCAAAGCCGATCGCTCACTAACCTACCGGGATGTAGCAGATGTGCTCAAAGTCATGCGAGATGTCGGGGGTGGTCGTGTTTCTCTGGGTGTCGAAAGTACTGCAAATTAGGTACAGCAACCGCCAGGAGGCTAAAGCCGTAATCTCCATCTCCAATTGCTCAAAGCAATTGGAGATGTCGTTCTTTGGGGAATTACTGTGGGGGTTTTTCCCACACAAAAATCACCGTATCTCGACCGTTTGTGGCAGGTACAAGACTGATGTAACCTGTTACCCCATCTCGTTGGAGTTGGTATAACAATCCCCCGCCATAATTGCCTTGAGGAGCAATTTCATAGGCACCAATCTCTAGCAAATTCTGTAACTCGTTGGTGAAAAGAGCTTGCGGATCAGTTTGCCCAAGTGCTACGACAGCTCGACGCACTTCAGACCGGAGTTCTGGCTCAATATAAAACCCACCCTCATCAGATCCGAGACTGGCAAAAAATGCATTGGGTTGGCTCAGCAATAGACCTGGTTCACTGACCCGTTCAAATGCAGGATTAGGATTATCTGCGTCAATATCTGGAATAGGCAATTCGGTAAAGAATTGGGCTACCTCTGGAGGCTCAACACTAACGCTGCCCAGATCCGCCGGTAAAGGTTGCGGCGTAATGAGAATATTGGTTCCTACATCCGTTGGGTTTGAGAGCAAGGTCAAGTACTGTGTCGTCCCCTGGCGGGATACCTCGTACACCACACGATTAGCTTCACTTTCAAAAGCGGCAGCCGTGTAGCCTTTAGCAGCCAGTTCTCGTTCAAACCAGCTATCGACAGCACGAATGGCATCTGACGTATTTTGCCCCTGCGAGGCAAAGGCAGGAGGTAAGCCTACGGTTCCGGTGCGTGCCCCTGGATAGCGAGGGAAGTCGCGCAAGAAGTCATTAGCGGGGGGAGCTGTCGGAGCGACTGGGGTTGTTGGAGCCGCTGCTACAGGTTCCTGACGGTTCGATCGCACCGGAGGAGGAGCATTGCGGCGAGCTGGAGGCGCGTTTACCCGTGCTCGGGGCAATACGGATGGACGCGGACGAGGAGCGGGCGTTGCTCGGGGTGAGGGGGATGGTTGAGCAACGGGCTGATCCGCAGGGGGTAACTGGGTCAGCGTAACAGTTTCTTCTTCTGGCTCTGCTGGGGCTTCAGGCTCAGATGATCCAAACGGTACAAAGAACAATAGACCGTGCAGGACCAGGGAAAGGAGGAGCATTGGACGGAGCCAGGCTTGCATTGAAGACTGCAAGTTTTTCATAGGGTAAGACTGAGCCATGTTTGACGGAAATCGTTGAATAACACCCAGAATGAATGAATTTCAAAAATGAAAATGAGCGATCGCTTGATACACAAGCTAATCTGACCTGATTAAAGAACTGAATCAGCCACTTTGCAAGGTGAGGATGATACCAAACGATTTGAATCTTTGAGAATAGAGGTTCCTAATTTGAAAGAATCACTTGTACCAACGGAAAATGTAGTATGGTACTCCATCTCCGATCTGTCTTGAAACTTTCATCTAGATTAAGAGGAGTTTAATAGAAACCTTAAAGTTCAACCAAATCCTATTTTTATAATCCTAATATGAAAGCGGCAAGAAAGTTAGAGATAACGGATAAATGCTCTGACAAAACTATTAGCTGTGACCTGTAGGGATTTTTGTATAGCATCAAAAAAACCGATTATACAAAGATTTGGGCGACATCAAAAGTAATGTAAGCCTGGAGAAGCTCAAAATTTAGAGACTCTTCTCAGTAAGAAGGTTATCTAAAACTTCAGCGGTTAGTTGAAGGGAAGCCGTGATATTTTTGAAGGGGGGTTTCGTGTTTTATATCAAGATAAGTTGAAATAATATTCATTGATTTTGAGTTATTTTTTTTAGGAAAAATGGGCAAATCAAAGTATTTTACCTCCGCTAAATCAAACCTTAAACAGATATTAATTTTGCAATTAACTAATTTAACCAGACAAGTTGTACCTTGTTCTTTGAAAACGTGAATTGTGTATTCAACAACATAGTGGTTTCCTGTTAGAGGAAGAAAGAGAAATGGTATTTTCCAACATTCTTCGCAGTAAAATTCTCCGCCGCATTCTCCTTGCGGTGATGGTCGCTGCTGCGATCGCCCTTAGCCCTGTTTTGTCCACCTATGCTCAAAGTGCCATTAGTCTCAATGGTGCTGGTGCAACCTTCCCCGCACCATTGTACGAGCGTTATTTCAGCGAATTTACTCGCGCAAATCCCAACATTCGAGTTAACTATCAAGCCATCGGTAGTGGTGGCGGTATCCGTCAGACAATTGCTGAAACCGTAGACTTTGGTGGTAGCGATGCGGCAATGACGGATGCTCAGATTGCACAAGTCGATCGTGGTATCATCCTCGTGCCCACAGCAGGTGGAGCAGTTTCTATCACCTATAACCTGCCTGGAATTGACAACCTCAGATTGTCTCGTTCTGTCTATCCCGATATTTTCTCTGGTCGGATTACTCGCTGGAACGATCCTCGGATTGTTGCTGACAACCCTGGAGTGAACTTGCCTGACCTGCCAATTCGCACAGCTGTTCGTGCCGATGGTAGTGGTACAACTTTCATCTTCACTAACAACCTCAGTGCTGTTAGCCCCTACTTTAGAGGTCGTATTGGCGTTGGTACGGCTCCTCGTTGGACGACCAACC
This region includes:
- a CDS encoding class II aldolase/adducin family protein, whose amino-acid sequence is MSKFEFPTPPVFERVEDERLHRKQRLAAAFRLFARYGFDEGIAGHITVRDPEFADHFWVNPFGMYFGHIRVSDLLLVSSEGDVIKGNGFVNEAAFCIHAPVHAARPDVVAAAHSHSTYGKLWSAFGRLLDPLTQDACAFYEDHAVFNDYTGVVLKTSEGERIASTLGDRKALILQNHGLLTVGHTVDEAAWWFITMERSCQVQVMAESIGNPHKIAPDVARLTQTQVGTPHLGWFCFQPLYDKIVREEPDFLD
- a CDS encoding DUF1574 domain-containing protein encodes the protein MLNSASEQSPSNDKSPLAQWLRRMLERGGIWVQFRIKGNHLHVLCESKPCLNRAIALNRLIPALYQTDINSFLPADHPPIYQVLLYGRTLGEERPAWSYRIHLDQLDRHLEQLKQYRANSRLALSTATRSTGTHTATIAPDAASVRTSDATGGAIVLSTRSQAKRGHPNAIARYLSERISTLGIAVRVSVKTLPFETTVPTPGLLNTVSVSRVSTRRLWIVCESLYSPDPVAIGEPMARQLRDLELDDFRDAVICIQVTGEAEPDWLLRVDLTPPVEMLRERARWGDVGAIARLLRHALSDRDIQLSTSTLRDATLHLSCCLNPRISTTEAPDQATVRAIIAPLLETLGPQGIQAATIYGQAIGEEAPAWIDWLNLPAAEHAALAEPTLTLAQQGDWDAIAFLLLCALNPDLDQQIATGGIRIQLLQREDLLHIMTDAPVCPDQQRVSSTIVKLLKRFHLPGILGIRIYGRRAGQKRPLWSYGVDWGSRNRLVPEPAPEFAATDVYVADLVAQSSDEILRSELTPADLRDAWKTFREKLGQKMQMALVRSQLFAPLPENQTLVSPAPEESALSRYTPSHYQGAKVALIWGTIGILLTFQGDRLLHHLKERQSVTQVVSPPVVAVPLPETSPDTTTPISPVLTDEDTFIEETPLAEAPANASALAAESPFPTFNSEQLDQKVALYHQLTLDSGPTDVLIVGSSRALRGVDPVVLKQELEKLGYTDVSVFNYGVNGATAQVIDLIVRRILTPDQLPRLIIWADGARAFNSSTLDVTYNGVVLSEGYRAIVQENPNLSAEETQLSETEMPGVAGTEGFGASLTASYQEIDGWLSDRLASMSAAHTDRDRLKAMVQQGLTAWLPEPSPIVPTGEDPNDPQSLANAGQGLIDVNGFLPLAVRFNPATYYQQYARVAGAYDSDYKDFQIEGKQAIALQNLLNYTRSHNVPVVFVNLPLTDDYLDPVRLQHEQEFRQYMLNVSLTQQGLIFRDLGEQWVDRYTYFSDPSHLNRYGAQAVSTRLAQDPMIPWLP
- a CDS encoding methyltransferase domain-containing protein, giving the protein MSEPSPISTPRSPHFWEERYQTGSTRWDLGQPAPPFVQLLQSADAPPPGRMAVLGSGKGHDALWFAKHGFEVVGFDFAPSAIAQSTALAEAQEISAQFLQRDIFELPHEFANQFDYVLEHTCFCAIPLELRSAYVHLVRDLLRPHGELIALFWLHDRPDGPPFGGRVDEIHQRFSPDFEILSLKNVTDSVANRQNEEYLGRLRVKKT
- a CDS encoding MotA/TolQ/ExbB proton channel family protein; amino-acid sequence: MSTLFELVVKGGPVMIPLVGLSVATIACGLERSWFWYKFLSQEKRIVHDVLEAARYDLDKAASIAERAQDLPIGRFLLAPLKLKNASAETFRLAMEAAGDREFAQMRKGDKLLETVVALAPLLGLLGTVTGLINTFNNLNVGGGGTTEQATAAAAGIGEALITTAAGMIVAIIALGFFRALVSLQSQQMDYFSNVGSELELIYRQDWYEPALIEEDKEHNVLTASGVGHGS
- a CDS encoding ExbD/TolR family protein, yielding MRFRDRNKNSQMLEIELTPMLNVMMGILAFFVMITMTLTVEQGVEVELPNSAENAPPTTAEPDPLIVQLDAQGQLLLNNQPFTEDQLSPQIQAYLTSNRAGFVVLQASPDLPYEQVIRLLGDLKEIGGDRVSLAIE
- a CDS encoding ExbD/TolR family protein, which gives rise to MRFNNRQGNKDLPQVNLIPMMDVLMTVLTFFIIVSMTLTGQVVNVFLPEANSSGGEGQGEGEDASMAQLVVGLNAEKQILLSNQVATTDQLVQEMQTYFQENPEGMVTLKADRSLTYRDVADVLKVMRDVGGGRVSLGVESTAN
- the pstS gene encoding phosphate ABC transporter substrate-binding protein PstS, with the translated sequence MVFSNILRSKILRRILLAVMVAAAIALSPVLSTYAQSAISLNGAGATFPAPLYERYFSEFTRANPNIRVNYQAIGSGGGIRQTIAETVDFGGSDAAMTDAQIAQVDRGIILVPTAGGAVSITYNLPGIDNLRLSRSVYPDIFSGRITRWNDPRIVADNPGVNLPDLPIRTAVRADGSGTTFIFTNNLSAVSPYFRGRIGVGTAPRWTTNPITGRGNPGVAAQVARTRGAIGYVEYAYAKQNNLQVASLENKAGQFVAPSLQATEEALSAVEFPDNFRVFVGDPDRGYPISGLTWLMVYRQYEQAGKAAAIKRMVEWILTDGQEINNTLDYLRIPEAVARRAIETVNREVTGP